A region from the Streptosporangium sp. NBC_01756 genome encodes:
- a CDS encoding SDR family NAD(P)-dependent oxidoreductase, whose protein sequence is MPQEPTRVDPATIRTVMETNVIGVIRVTNAMMPLLRRSASPRIVNMSSSVGSLARQSGTAGEQTTGPVAAAYAPSKTFLNAVTLQYARELSGTNILINAGCPGFVATDLNGFRGVRTPEQGAAIAIKLATLPNDGPTGMFFEDAGVVPW, encoded by the coding sequence ATGCCACAGGAGCCCACCCGGGTCGATCCCGCCACCATCCGGACGGTCATGGAGACCAATGTGATCGGCGTCATCCGCGTCACCAACGCGATGATGCCGCTGCTGCGCCGCTCTGCCTCACCGCGGATCGTGAACATGTCCAGTAGTGTCGGCTCCCTCGCCCGGCAGTCAGGAACCGCCGGTGAGCAGACGACGGGTCCGGTGGCCGCGGCGTACGCGCCGTCGAAGACATTCCTGAATGCCGTCACCCTCCAGTACGCCCGGGAGTTGAGCGGCACGAACATCCTGATCAACGCCGGCTGCCCCGGCTTCGTCGCGACCGACCTCAACGGTTTCCGCGGTGTGCGCACCCCCGAACAGGGGGCGGCGATCGCCATCAAACTCGCGACCCTGCCCAACGACGGCCCGACCGGCATGTTCTTCGAGGACGCCGGCGTAGTGCCCTGGTGA
- a CDS encoding LysR substrate-binding domain-containing protein — MIAALAGASRELLAKLLDAYAAEPGAVPVDVTLCGPAEQERLLREGRADVALLHRPFDSTAGFHTEELSTESQVVVLPAGHPLTVRAHVHMADITALPGLPLPRWPNPDGTYPPGPGPQVRDHAQLLQLIALGRACAISPESCRAQLHGDLAAVSVLDAPTVTTVIAWPPRSRSRAVADLVRTATRL, encoded by the coding sequence GTGATTGCGGCGTTAGCCGGCGCGTCCAGGGAACTGCTGGCGAAGCTGCTCGACGCCTACGCCGCCGAACCCGGCGCGGTCCCCGTCGACGTCACCCTGTGCGGCCCGGCCGAGCAGGAACGACTCCTGCGCGAGGGCCGGGCCGACGTGGCGCTGCTGCACCGGCCGTTCGACTCGACGGCCGGGTTCCACACCGAAGAGCTCAGCACGGAGAGCCAGGTTGTGGTCCTGCCAGCCGGGCATCCACTCACCGTCCGGGCCCACGTGCACATGGCCGACATCACCGCGCTGCCAGGCCTGCCCCTGCCACGCTGGCCCAACCCCGACGGCACCTACCCGCCCGGTCCCGGCCCGCAGGTCCGCGACCACGCGCAGCTGCTGCAGCTGATCGCGCTCGGCCGCGCTTGCGCGATCTCACCGGAGTCGTGCCGAGCCCAACTGCACGGTGACCTCGCCGCCGTGTCCGTGCTGGACGCGCCGACGGTCACCACCGTGATCGCCTGGCCACCACGCAGCCGGTCCAGAGCCGTCGCCGACCTCGTCCGGACTGCGACACGTCTTTAG
- a CDS encoding phosphatase domain-containing protein — translation MRDPGDSATAGPAGRPPLAGALRLPDGSWVRGRGLRHPLPEGPMPDFGLYLGSDRLRRRHGSELRWPHAWIPWPDFLLPRDHDLAVQHIRALHERARAGTAVEVACGGGVGRTGTVVACLAVLAGLDPADAVVWTREHHHHRAIETPWQRRWVLRFPTD, via the coding sequence ATGCGAGACCCTGGAGACAGCGCAACAGCCGGCCCGGCCGGCAGGCCGCCGCTCGCAGGCGCCCTCCGGCTCCCGGACGGATCCTGGGTCCGCGGCCGCGGCCTACGCCATCCGCTGCCGGAGGGCCCGATGCCCGACTTCGGCCTGTATCTCGGCTCAGACCGGCTCCGCCGTCGCCATGGAAGCGAGCTGCGGTGGCCCCACGCGTGGATCCCGTGGCCCGACTTCCTGCTGCCCCGCGACCACGATCTGGCCGTGCAGCACATCCGCGCGCTGCACGAGCGGGCGCGGGCGGGCACCGCGGTGGAGGTCGCCTGCGGGGGCGGCGTCGGCCGCACCGGCACGGTCGTCGCCTGCCTTGCCGTCCTGGCCGGCCTCGACCCGGCCGACGCCGTCGTCTGGACGCGCGAGCATCATCACCACCGGGCCATCGAGACCCCGTGGCAGCGCCGCTGGGTGCTGCGCTTCCCAACGGATTAG
- a CDS encoding VOC family protein: MTSQLVALCFGANEPLRLARFWAGVLGWETADDPHDGIALLPSDDTGFRIRCLPTQEKKTGQNQMHFDLTSTSLEDQQQTVARSLGLGARHIDIGQRPEEGHVVLADPEGNEFCVIGPGNDFLADCGFIGALACDGSQDVGYFWSEALGWPLVWDQDQETAIRSPHGGPKITWGGPPLMPKTGMNRLHFDLAPPVHGDQQTEVDRLVSLGATRIDIGRRRGGRVAMADPDGNEFCVLPPDGVTRPGGGAPPIQPADTV, encoded by the coding sequence ATGACCTCTCAGCTTGTCGCGCTCTGCTTCGGTGCGAACGAGCCGCTCCGTCTCGCGCGCTTCTGGGCGGGAGTCCTGGGCTGGGAGACGGCCGATGACCCCCACGACGGCATCGCGCTCCTGCCGAGCGATGACACCGGGTTCCGGATCCGATGTCTTCCGACCCAGGAGAAGAAGACCGGCCAGAACCAGATGCACTTCGATCTGACGAGCACATCCCTGGAGGACCAGCAGCAGACGGTGGCGAGATCGCTCGGACTCGGTGCGCGGCACATCGACATCGGGCAACGCCCGGAGGAGGGTCATGTGGTGCTCGCCGACCCTGAAGGCAATGAGTTCTGCGTCATCGGGCCGGGCAACGACTTCCTTGCTGACTGCGGATTCATCGGAGCGCTCGCGTGCGACGGTTCGCAGGACGTCGGATACTTCTGGAGCGAAGCACTGGGCTGGCCGTTGGTCTGGGACCAGGACCAGGAGACTGCGATCCGCTCACCGCACGGCGGCCCGAAGATCACGTGGGGCGGTCCGCCGCTCATGCCGAAGACAGGGATGAACAGGCTGCACTTCGACCTCGCTCCACCTGTGCACGGTGATCAGCAAACAGAGGTCGACCGTCTCGTCTCCCTCGGGGCGACTCGAATCGACATCGGCCGGCGCAGGGGCGGTCGGGTGGCGATGGCCGATCCCGACGGCAATGAGTTCTGTGTGTTGCCCCCGGATGGCGTGACCAGACCCGGGGGCGGCGCGCCTCCGATCCAACCCGCCGACACGGTGTGA